GGGTCTGGGCCGTCGTGCGGACCGCCAACACGTCCAGGCCGCGCATCACCTCGTCGTAGATCCGGTCCGCGTTGCCCAGCGGGGTGAAGCCGGACTTCCCACGCGGCAGCCGGTGACGGCCGAAGAACAGCAGGGCGCCGGCCGCCACGATCAGGATCGACAGCATCAGGGGCGTTCCGAATCCGTGCCACAGCGCGAGGTGGTAGTCGGCCGGGCCGGGGACGGTCTTGGCGTAACCGCCCAGCGCGGAATCCAGCGCCGCCGGGTACAGGCCGAACACGAGTCCGGCGGCGGCCAGGACGGCCGGCGGCAGCAGGAAGTTCACCGGCGGGCGGTGCATCTGCTGCACCCGGACGCTGGGTTCGGTCTGCCCCTTGGCCGAGAAGGCGCCCCACAGGAAGCGCAGGCTGTAGACGGTGGTGAACACCGAGCCGACCACGATGCCGGCCAGCACGAAGGGCGCCGCGGGGCCGAGCGAGGCGCTGTGCAGCACGGTCTCCAGATCGGCTTCCTTGGCGACGAACCCGAAGAACGGGGGCAGGGCCGCCATGCTGGCCGCCGCACCGAGGGCGATGATGAGCAACGGCCGATGGGCCTTGCCGAGCCCGGCCAGTTTCCGGATGTCACGGGTGCCGGTGGCGTGGTCGATCACCCCGACCACCATGAACAACGCGGCCTTGAACATGGCGTGCGCACAGAGCATGGCCAGCCCGGCCAGCATCATGTCCGGCCCGCCGGCGCCGACCATGATGGTGATCAGGCCGAGCTGGCTGACCGTGCCGAAGGCCAGGATCAGCTTGAGGTCGTACTCGCGGACCGCGCGCCAGCCGGCCAGCAGCATGGTGAGCAGACCGAGACCGATCACCATGGGGCGCCAGAGCGGGGTGTCGGCGAACCCGGGCGTCATCCGGGCCACCAGGTACACACCGGCCTTCACCATGGCGGCGGCGTGCAGGTAGGCGCTGACCGGGGTCGGGGCGGCCATCGCGCCCGGCAGCCAGAAGTGCAGCGGCACGATCGCCGATTTGGACAGGGCGCCGACGAGGATCAGCGCGATGCCGATGGTGGCGGCCAGGCCGGTCGGCGGGGCGGCGATGAGTTCGGAGAGCAGGTAGGTGCCCGCCAGGTTGCCCAGGATGATGATGCCGACCAGCATGGCCAGGCCGCCGAAGGTGGTGACCAGCAACGCCTGGGTGGCTGCCCGGCGGCTGGTGGCGCGCTCGGCGTAGTGCCCGACCAGCAGGAACGACAGCACGGTCGTCGTTTCCCAGAAGATGTAGAGCAGCAGCATGTTGTCGCTGATCACCAGGCCGAACATCGCGCCGGAGAAGGCGACGAGTTCGGCAGCGAAGCTGGGCAGTCGCTTCTCGATCCGGCCCTCATGGTGGTGGAAGTACTCGGCGCAATAGAAGAGGACGAGGGCGCCGATGGCCAGTACCAGCACGCTCATGATCGCTGCCAGCGAATCGAACCGCAGCGTGATGTCCATGGCGAGTTCCGGCACCCACGGGATGTGGACGGTCGGCACGTGCCCATCGGTGGGCCAGTTCGCGCCCACCCAGATCAGCGATCCGAGTGGCACCAGTGCGAGGGGATAGAACGCCAAACGACCCCATCTGGCGACCAGAAGGGGTGCGACCGCGGTGGCGACCGCGTGCGCTACGAGAACGGTGAGCATGGCACTCCGATCGGATTGGGGTCGGGGTGTCAGCCACTAGGGCTAAAGGCAGTCTACCTGCACCGATTTTGCGACCCGACCCCAGCCATGATGGGAATGGCATGAGAAAATACGCCGATCCCCCAGCCCATGATCGGCCATACCGGCCAGAAGTACCATCCGCCGCCGCCGAGTCCGACGGCCAGCCAGATGCCGATCATCAGCAGGACGCCGGCGAGGTAGGCGCCGAGGTGGATCCACACACTCAGGCGGGCGGCCCTGATCTGCTCGGCCCGGCGGCGGGGATCGTTGCGGCGCAGTGTGCCGATCGGCAGGTCGGCGACCAGATCGCGCAATTCGGCGGTGTCGTGTGCAGCAAAGGCGCGGCCGAGGCGGTCCTCGTACTCGTCCATCGGTAGGTAGCCCTGGGCCAGCGCCTGGCCGAGGGTTCCCGCGGTGCGTTCGCGCTCACGGTCTCCTGCGCGGATGACGTCCATGAGAGCCTCCCCGGAAATCTAGTCATTGGCTAGTTCCACTATGGCCCTCGAACTTGCCACCGTCAAGATGGATATCCTGCGGGGGTGGACCGGATTGTGAGCGCCAGCCGCGAGATCGCCGCGGCCCCCGAGGTCATCTTCGAACTGATCGCCGATCCCGCGCAGCAGCCGCGGTGGGACGGCAACGACAACCTCACCGAGGCCGCCGGCGGGCAACGCATGCACGCCGTCGGGGATGTCTTCCGGACGCTGATCTACACCGGTGACTACCGGGAGAACCACATCGTCGAATTCGAGGAGGGGCGCCGCATCGCGTGGCTGCCCTCCGAAGAGGGCAAGCAGCCCCCGGGGCATCTGTGGCGGTGGGAGATCGAACCCGCTGGACCCGGCAGGTCCAAGGTGACCCACACCTACGACTGGACGCAGCTGACCGAGGAGAAGCGGCTGGTGCGCGCGAGGGCGACCACCGCGGACAAGCTGGCGGCCTCGATCGAGCGGTTAGCGGCCCTCAGCGAAGGCGCGTAGCGATTCGACCTGTCCCGGGTCCAGTGACGGGCGCACGTTCTCGCGCGCCTTGGCCACGTCCTCGGCGGTGACATCGGCCGCGTCGATGGAGCGTCGCATCGCCGTCAACGCGGCCTCACGCAGCAGGGCCACGCAGTCCGCGGCGCTGTACCCGTCCAGATCGTCGGCCAGCCCATCCAGGTCGACGTCATCGCTGAGCGGGATGGATTTGCCTGAGGTGCGCAGGATCTCGCGCCGGGCCGCGGCGTCGGGCGGTTCGACGAATACCAGCTTCTCCAGCCGGCCGGGGCGCAGCAGCGCCGGATCGATCAGGTCGGGGCGGTTGGTGGCGCCCAGGACGACCACATCACGCAGCGGGTCGATGCCGTCCAATTCGGTCAGCAGCGCGGCCACCACCCGGTCTGTCACCCCGGAATCGT
This region of Mycolicibacterium diernhoferi genomic DNA includes:
- a CDS encoding Na+/H+ antiporter subunit A, which encodes MLTVLVAHAVATAVAPLLVARWGRLAFYPLALVPLGSLIWVGANWPTDGHVPTVHIPWVPELAMDITLRFDSLAAIMSVLVLAIGALVLFYCAEYFHHHEGRIEKRLPSFAAELVAFSGAMFGLVISDNMLLLYIFWETTTVLSFLLVGHYAERATSRRAATQALLVTTFGGLAMLVGIIILGNLAGTYLLSELIAAPPTGLAATIGIALILVGALSKSAIVPLHFWLPGAMAAPTPVSAYLHAAAMVKAGVYLVARMTPGFADTPLWRPMVIGLGLLTMLLAGWRAVREYDLKLILAFGTVSQLGLITIMVGAGGPDMMLAGLAMLCAHAMFKAALFMVVGVIDHATGTRDIRKLAGLGKAHRPLLIIALGAAASMAALPPFFGFVAKEADLETVLHSASLGPAAPFVLAGIVVGSVFTTVYSLRFLWGAFSAKGQTEPSVRVQQMHRPPVNFLLPPAVLAAAGLVFGLYPAALDSALGGYAKTVPGPADYHLALWHGFGTPLMLSILIVAAGALLFFGRHRLPRGKSGFTPLGNADRIYDEVMRGLDVLAVRTTAQTQRGSLPATQSVILCTLVLLPVGALVFGARDRPELALWDSPLQVVVGLVILAAAVGSTVMRNRLAAVLLVGVTGYGCGAIFAFHGAPDLALTQFLVETLLLVIFVLVLRTLPAEADRSNISRSRLPRAALSLAVGAAVTGLAVFAMAARDSRPIAELLPDAAYYRGHGANAVNVLLVDIRAWDTMGEISVLVVAATGVASMVFRNRRFGAAPRVSQALPANVGQPDIGPVGAYSPAAGDVTWLRGSELRDPRHRSLVLEVATRIIFPLIMVLSAYLFFAGHNTPGGGFAGGLVAGLALVLRYLAGGRYELGETLPLDAGKILGAGLCLSAGTALTSLLLGAPVLSSAVLYIDIPVLGDIKLVTALFFDLGVYLIVVGLVLDILRSLGARVDVEMAR
- a CDS encoding DUF1707 domain-containing protein → MDVIRAGDRERERTAGTLGQALAQGYLPMDEYEDRLGRAFAAHDTAELRDLVADLPIGTLRRNDPRRRAEQIRAARLSVWIHLGAYLAGVLLMIGIWLAVGLGGGGWYFWPVWPIMGWGIGVFSHAIPIMAGVGSQNRCR
- a CDS encoding SRPBCC family protein, whose product is MVSASREIAAAPEVIFELIADPAQQPRWDGNDNLTEAAGGQRMHAVGDVFRTLIYTGDYRENHIVEFEEGRRIAWLPSEEGKQPPGHLWRWEIEPAGPGRSKVTHTYDWTQLTEEKRLVRARATTADKLAASIERLAALSEGA